ACTGTTGAGCGGACATTGACACGTTGGAAATATCACAGCCATTCTGAGACTTTTTTTGTCTGGCCTTGCCTTCAGTAGATAATTGATGGTCGAATATCCGTCAGGATAGTCACAGGTTGCTGAAAAGTATGGATTCTCAAGTTTGGAAGGATAAATAGAAGAAAACGTTCAGTTATCATTGGACTCAAACTGAACTTCAAATCGCAATGACCAGGTCGACATCCATTGGGACTCGCTGATATTCAGATTGCACAACCTATTTGCTCAAGACACTAATTACATTTAGGTGAATCCCATCCTCCTTTAcattttttttttcgatATCCCTCTGACCCCTCAATCTCACAGGAACCCAAAGACGCCAAAATGAAAGTTGATCggaaagatagaagaggCAAAATGATCAGGACAGGAAGTTTACTGAAACATTATGATATATAAGCTAACAATCAATCTGGCTTATTTTGGAGAACGATGATACTTACCTTAGCCATCATCATTGTTACGAATTCGTTGTAGTCgatcattccatcacctaTGCACGAGGTGGTTGTAAGTTACTTGTGCGCAGCTGGTCATTACAACAATTTAATTTTCGAAACAACTTACCGTCCTTGTCTGCCTCTCTGATCATCTCGCTAATCTCAGCGTCGGAGAGCTTCTCACCGAGGTTGGCTGATAGGAATGGATCGTCAGTATCGGAACTACGACATACGAAGCAGTGTTTGGGAGACAAGCGGAGATCAGACAGATCACTTACTCATGACGTGTTTCAATTCAGCAGCGGAAATATGACCGTCGTTGTTTTTGTCAAAGACCTAAACGAAATCATACATCAGCACAAACGTGAAGAAAAGCCACCATATCGCATTGACCACTTTATGGGTGTAAGCGAGAGCGGAGAAGAGTGGCTCACCTTGAAAGCCTCTCggatttcatcttcagaatcaGTGTCGTGCATCTTTCTAGCCATAAGGGTCATGAATTCGGCAAAATCGATAGAGTTGTTTCCATCGGCGTCGACCTGAATGATCACATCACAGCAAAAGCGAGAACTTAATCAGCTCATCTCGATGTCGAGTTCGACTAAGTAGCTGATCCCTACTCGCCTCGTTGATCATATCCTCAAGCTCAGCTTGAGTAGGGTTTTGACCGAGAGATCTCATGACGGTACCGAGTTCCTTGGTGGTGATGGTTCCATCTCCGTCTACGCGATGGCGAAACATGTTGTTCATGAGAGTTCACACCGCGGGACGTAAGGAGTTGGATACAGGAGGACGAACACATCAAAAAGTCGTGTCAAGAATTTCGGTGAAACGGGGATGCGGTGCCAAGAGAGGATGCAAGGGGATATCATATCGTTAGCATCATTACTCGAGGAACATTCAAATGGCCTTTTGGACTCACCTTTGtcgaagagagagaaagcCTCCTTGAATTCTATTAGCCAGTGGATCGTTAGCATCACATACTTAAGTCCGAGTCTGGTCTTATTCTAAGTGCTCGTATATCACACGTACCAGCGATTTGTTCTGTTGCCGTTCATTTCATGAGATAGTAATGTCAGCTCCGGTCACAAATCTCTTGTCCATACGTATAGTACAGGATACTGACCTTTTGTCTGCAAAGAACacgatcatcagcttgtgatCCTGATCGATGGGGAGATGATTGTGGGGCCTGCTGGGACCTCGTACGAGTGGGGTTTGGCTAGAGTAGAAGAAATCTCAAGCTCACCAATTGTTCAGCCATGATGAATGTCGTATCAGTCGTCACTTGTTGATAAATAAGTAATTAAGAATGAAGATCAGAACTGGTCAAAGGAATGTGAATATGGATATGTTAATTGATATTATGACCAGTGGTGTGAGAATGACAGTGCAGTCGCGAAACACGATGAAAGCGCAGTTCCCAAACAAAATGACTCAATGACAGCCTGATAGTTACAATGTCAATATTATCATGCTCTCCGGATCGGATTGCAGAAATGATGACGTAACATCACCTCAATTTCAATGTCTTTAAGTCATGATCGATGATTGCATGTGTCTTATTTTTTCTGACAAACCTCTTTGTATCTATTTCATCACAGAGCAGCTCATTGCCACCTATATTAATTCCTAATTCTCTAGTACGTCTTACTAGTCTGACGCACTTGATACCGCTGGTCATCATGTCGAGCTCAACACCTGTTTCAATCCTCTCAAGGGGGATATCAGTTTATTCCATACCTCCAGAACTGCTCTCGAATCTTACTGTACGATCGATACAAGCTCAACAATCCAATGAACCTTCAGACGAGACGGCGGAAAAAGCTGTTGTACAAACAGTGCAAGCTACTCTGCCTTCGGGTGCCGGATTGAGCTGTCAGACTTGCCCAAATACCAATTTCGACACCGTGGAAGAGCAACGAACACATTTCAAATCAGACTGGCATCGTTATAATGCCAAAGCAAAACTTACCGGAAGGACTGTCAGTGCAGAGGAatgggatgggatggtagaaggtgagtaagaCCAACGACTTACAACTGTAATCAATAAACGTGATATTGACTGCTATGATGCGGCGTAGGCATATCGTCCatttcaggatcaggatcagaatcTTCCGGATCGTCATCATCTGgctcatcatctcaatcgAAAGTCGCACGATTACTCAAACGTCAAACAATCGGGAATGGACTcaatccagaagatgatgatgatgaggaagcgCTCGAATTAGCAGATCGTCAAAGAAGAGCTCATTTACGAACAGCCGTTATTTGGTTCTCACCCACTACATCTCTCGATTCTTTAGGTATACCAAAAGATACTCAATTAGGTGTACATCGAGCTTTGTTCCCACCATTCGATACTGCCGCGGATTATTTGACGGAATTGAAAAGGATGCAATTGACTGGaaatgaaaatcaagatggtgaaaggagattgacATTGTTAATGGTTGCAGGAGGTCATTTTGCTGGAATGGTAGTCTCAATAAGACCCAGAGCCAAAAATGAAAGACAGGAAGTTAAAGGTGCAGGTGATATCAGAATTTTGAAACATAAAACATTCCATCGTTATACCAGTTAGTTCATTCTGCCTCATTCTTCTGCCAATAGATAGCTGATGTCACGCCGTTCAGCACGTAAGAAGCAAGGTGGTTCTCAAGCATTGAACGATAACGCAAAATCAAAGGCTGTTTCTGCCGGTGCCATGTTACGTAGATACGGTGAACAAGCTctacaagaagaaatcagagcTTTGATGATCGATTGGGAAGAAGATCTCGCTGCCTCTGAGAGAATTTTCATTAGAGCTAGTACGCACGGGAAAAAGAGTTTCTGGGGATATGACGGAGCCGTTCTTCATAAGACCGATGATCGAATAAGAGTATTCCCTTTCCCTACTAGGAGACCTGTAAGTGATATCCGCGCAGTGCCATGGGAATCGTCAGCTGATAGCTACGCGATGTAGACTCTTCAAGAACTCCTACGATGCTGGAATGAACTCACACGGTTGAAAGTATCACGGTTATCCGAAGAAGCCCTTCAAGCTCTTGACGATGCGTATATCGCTTCTCTTCAACCAAAAAACAAGCCCATCAAAGCGGCTCCTGTGTCTACACCTGCTCCTGTAGTCCCTGCTGTGCCCAAGCTATCACCCGAGGAAGAAGCTCGTGTAGATCGTCgaaagagattggaagaaatgataCGGAAAGGACGATTAGACGCTTTGAAACCTTTCTGGACCAAATACCAATCAGACTATCAACCTTCTGAAATATTAGGTTTTGTAGCTGCTGCAGGGCAAGAAGATATCCTACGTTACCtacttgaagaagagagatcagATCCTACACAACCCATCGAAACAGCCAATGGGAGAAGAGCATACGAATTATCGTCAACGAAAATCATCCGAAATGTGTTCAGAAGAGTAGCTTACAATCACCCAGACTGGTATGATTGGGTCAATCAAGCTAGAGTACCTTCTGGTTTGAGcgatgaattggaagctgAGCAAAATTCCAAGAAAGCAGATCGACGAAAAGGtctcaaagagaaattgaaggaaagggaaaagacGAGATtggcagaagctgaaaacgaagaaaaagctcaattggaagctgaagctcaaaggaaaaaagaagatgaaatgaggAAAGTGGCATTATCATTGAACGGTGGTGGAACAGGGAATACGGGTCCACAGAAATTAGGTGGGAAAGTCGGTGGAGAAGGTTTAGGTGGAATGAGTCAGGAAATGAGAATGCAAatcgaaagggaaagaagagcaCGAGCAGCTGAAGCGAGATTCGGTAGAGGGTAGGAAGGTCGAACGCTATCAGTCTAGTAAATGAACAGTTTGAATGAACTATAATGGAGAAATCCCATGTCAGAGGAACACTTACTCTTTGTCACAAAAGCTATTGAACCTGAATTTTTTTGTCTGACAATGTTTCCCTTGAAGATATAGCAATGACGTTGCGCGGTACTTCCTTCTAATCTTACACATTTCTCCCCCTTGCAATCATCCTTCCCTCCTCCCATCCCTCTCTCCCCACTCTGACTCCCATTctcctccttcctccttGCACCTTCCCGTCCTCGCTTTCCCTCGCTTCAACGTGACTGAGATCCCATCTGAACAGCTTTCTTCCCGCACAACTCGCTTTCACCCACCTACACCTATCATTCCccgcttcctcttctttgtaacatcttcttcctctccccTCTCGTCTCCTGTGTGAGGAACAAAAAGTAAAAGaactacagcacccgggattcccatctggtcccccacgatggtactaaccgagcgatacccagcttagctgcccagatctgacgggatggggcgttttcgaggttctat
This genomic stretch from Kwoniella shivajii chromosome 3, complete sequence harbors:
- a CDS encoding calmodulin — protein: MAEQLTKEQIAEFKEAFSLFDKDGDGTITTKELGTVMRSLGQNPTQAELEDMINEVDADGNNSIDFAEFMTLMARKMHDTDSEDEIREAFKVFDKNNDGHISAAELKHVMTNLGEKLSDAEISEMIREADKDGDGMIDYNEFVTMMMAK